A stretch of Nonomuraea africana DNA encodes these proteins:
- a CDS encoding MarR family winged helix-turn-helix transcriptional regulator: protein MRVDDEREALIRQISETQRGLGRLLAHDRSPLFDSNLTMRQLKVVILLSCAGSASGQDLAGNLGVGLGTVTGIVDRLVAQGLVTRHEDPHDRRVRRVQLTDAGRALVEDINDAGLRNYRRIMERLDIDSLRSLADITTKIAAIAADLPLPRQDTSAAH from the coding sequence GTGAGAGTGGACGACGAACGTGAAGCCCTGATCCGTCAGATCAGCGAGACCCAGCGCGGCCTCGGGCGCCTCCTGGCGCACGACCGCTCCCCCCTGTTCGACTCCAACCTCACCATGCGCCAGCTCAAAGTCGTCATCCTCCTGTCCTGCGCGGGCTCGGCCTCAGGGCAGGACCTCGCCGGCAATCTCGGCGTCGGCCTCGGCACCGTCACCGGCATCGTCGACCGCCTCGTCGCCCAGGGCCTCGTCACCCGCCACGAAGACCCCCACGACCGGCGCGTACGGCGCGTCCAGCTCACCGACGCCGGCCGCGCCCTCGTCGAGGACATCAACGACGCCGGACTGCGCAACTACCGCCGCATCATGGAGCGCCTCGACATCGACTCCCTGCGCTCCCTGGCCGACATCACCACGAAGATCGCCGCCATCGCCGCCGACCTTCCCCTCCCCCGCCAGGACACCAGCGCCGCCCACTGA